One part of the Clostridium thermosuccinogenes genome encodes these proteins:
- a CDS encoding inorganic phosphate transporter, giving the protein MTLSLVDFLNQFITNPALMVITTLTLAVVFVNGWTDAPNAIATCISTRSMSPRMAILMAAFFNFFGVFVMTVINATVAQTIYKMVDFGGDPHEALVALCAALFAIVIWATAAWWFGIPTSESHALIAGVSGAAIALQRGIGGINPNEWVKVLYGLVLSTVMGFGMGVLVVKVIELIFRGFDRRKTRVFFKNAQILGGAGMAFMHGAQDGQKFMGIFMLSVFLAQGQAEATEFTIPIWLIILCSVVMALGTSIGGYRIIKSVGMDMVKLETYQGFSADMAGVISLFTASVLGLPVSTTHTKTTAIMGVGAAKRVSSVNWGVVKEMVLAWVLTFPGCGLIGFLMALLFMRIF; this is encoded by the coding sequence ATGACTCTTTCATTAGTCGATTTTTTAAATCAATTTATAACTAATCCGGCATTGATGGTGATAACTACCTTAACTCTAGCCGTTGTTTTTGTAAATGGCTGGACAGATGCCCCCAATGCTATTGCTACCTGTATTTCCACCCGTTCAATGAGTCCACGCATGGCTATCCTAATGGCAGCCTTTTTCAATTTTTTTGGTGTTTTTGTCATGACTGTAATCAATGCGACAGTAGCACAGACAATTTACAAGATGGTGGACTTCGGAGGAGATCCCCACGAAGCTCTCGTAGCTCTATGTGCAGCTCTTTTTGCTATTGTTATTTGGGCTACCGCAGCTTGGTGGTTTGGTATCCCGACCAGCGAAAGTCACGCGCTGATTGCGGGAGTCTCCGGTGCCGCTATTGCCCTCCAGAGGGGTATAGGCGGAATCAATCCCAATGAATGGGTGAAAGTATTATACGGGTTGGTGCTTTCCACAGTAATGGGCTTTGGAATGGGCGTACTCGTGGTAAAAGTAATAGAACTGATTTTCAGAGGCTTTGACAGAAGAAAAACCCGTGTGTTTTTTAAGAATGCTCAGATTTTGGGCGGTGCAGGCATGGCATTCATGCACGGCGCTCAGGATGGGCAAAAATTCATGGGAATATTCATGCTGAGCGTATTTTTGGCTCAGGGACAAGCAGAGGCAACGGAATTTACAATCCCAATCTGGCTGATTATCCTTTGCTCTGTGGTAATGGCTTTGGGAACTTCCATAGGAGGTTACCGAATCATAAAATCAGTAGGAATGGATATGGTAAAGTTAGAGACTTACCAAGGTTTTTCCGCCGATATGGCAGGAGTTATTTCTCTGTTCACAGCATCGGTTTTGGGTTTACCGGTAAGCACAACCCATACCAAGACTACTGCCATCATGGGTGTAGGCGCTGCAAAGCGTGTGTCGTCCGTAAACTGGGGAGTGGTAAAGGAAATGGTGCTCGCCTGGGTGTTGACCTTCCCAGGATGCGGGCTGATAGGTTTTCTGATGGCGTTGTTGTTTATGAGAATATTTTAA
- the sfsA gene encoding DNA/RNA nuclease SfsA, with translation MKIEGDLVEARFVKRLNRFVAVVEIDGEQQFTHVPNTGRLRELLTEGATVMVRKYDNPNRSTKFGLILVKKGEIWVSIDSANVPNRIAYELLKQKKFDKFTDYNEIRREVTIGGSRLDFGLFSGSYEYYIEVKGVTLVEDRQAYFPDAPTTRGTRHIEDLIHIKQEGNGAGVIFIIQREDVDVMRPNDRTDRDFGDALRKARQAGVDLDAYACKIDIAERRIDILRQIPVIL, from the coding sequence ATGAAAATTGAAGGAGATTTAGTGGAGGCAAGGTTTGTAAAACGGTTAAACCGCTTTGTGGCGGTTGTTGAAATTGACGGAGAGCAGCAGTTTACCCATGTTCCCAATACCGGAAGGCTGAGGGAATTGCTGACAGAAGGGGCAACGGTGATGGTAAGGAAATATGATAATCCCAACCGTTCAACCAAGTTTGGTTTGATTCTGGTCAAAAAAGGCGAAATATGGGTATCCATCGATTCGGCCAATGTTCCCAACAGGATAGCATATGAACTGCTCAAGCAGAAGAAATTTGATAAATTTACCGATTACAATGAAATTCGCCGCGAAGTGACAATAGGCGGCAGCCGCCTGGATTTCGGGCTGTTCTCGGGAAGTTATGAGTACTACATAGAAGTTAAGGGCGTCACTCTGGTAGAGGACAGGCAGGCATATTTCCCTGATGCTCCTACCACAAGGGGAACCAGGCATATTGAAGATTTAATCCATATAAAACAGGAGGGAAACGGAGCTGGAGTAATTTTCATCATTCAAAGGGAAGATGTCGATGTTATGAGACCCAATGACAGAACAGACAGGGATTTTGGGGATGCCTTGAGAAAAGCCCGACAAGCCGGTGTGGACTTGGATGCCTACGCATGCAAAATAGATATTGCAGAAAGAAGGATAGACATTTTGCGTCAAATTCCGGTAATACTATGA
- a CDS encoding transposase, translating to MPRAARKKSEESMYHVMSRSISEVDLFQCDEDKDYYLSLLKRYKEKYHCKIYCYALMSNHVHIYINPCGFDISMFMRCLNNAYVAYFNRKYGRHGHLFQGRFASTIVDNDTYSLTLSAYIHNNPKDLPGFAGREEYYRYSSYGIYTGCRKDTDGIVDTEFILSHFGRDGKTARQKYKAFTQSMKETGIMKEVDDSIVKAYTENVYSSEKQYIVRNRVPEELIYKMGHLLGRKVFEELRAKYSREASKIRAFTTYVMRSICGYTYKSLCEYIGNMSLSGISRLTNEGFRLTKEDMRYRNIFNSLIHMG from the coding sequence ATGCCAAGAGCAGCCAGGAAAAAGTCAGAAGAATCCATGTATCATGTGATGTCCAGGAGCATCAGCGAAGTGGATCTTTTCCAGTGTGATGAGGACAAGGATTATTATTTGTCGCTGCTGAAGCGCTATAAAGAAAAGTACCACTGCAAGATATATTGCTATGCCCTGATGAGCAACCACGTTCACATTTACATCAACCCCTGCGGCTTTGATATTTCCATGTTCATGCGCTGTCTGAACAATGCTTACGTTGCTTATTTCAACAGGAAGTATGGCCGCCATGGACACCTTTTTCAGGGGCGTTTTGCCAGTACGATAGTAGACAATGATACTTACAGCCTTACCCTGTCGGCCTATATCCACAACAATCCTAAGGATTTGCCCGGGTTTGCCGGCAGGGAGGAATATTACCGCTATTCGTCCTATGGTATTTACACAGGATGCCGGAAGGACACCGACGGTATAGTGGATACGGAATTTATACTTAGTCACTTCGGAAGGGATGGGAAGACTGCGCGGCAGAAGTACAAGGCGTTTACACAATCCATGAAAGAAACAGGCATAATGAAGGAAGTAGACGACAGCATAGTAAAAGCCTACACTGAAAATGTGTATAGCAGCGAAAAACAGTACATAGTGAGGAACAGAGTTCCAGAGGAATTAATCTATAAGATGGGCCACTTATTAGGAAGGAAAGTATTTGAAGAACTAAGGGCGAAATATAGCAGGGAAGCAAGTAAAATCAGGGCATTCACGACATATGTAATGAGATCGATATGTGGGTATACATATAAAAGTCTATGTGAATATATAGGCAACATGTCGCTGTCCGGGATATCAAGGCTTACCAATGAAGGGTTCAGGCTTACAAAAGAGGACATGCGATACAGAAATATTTTCAATTCTTTAATTCATATGGGCTAG
- a CDS encoding MATE family efflux transporter, which produces MTKLMKLFAPRDMTEGAPWKRIVEFAVPMLIGNVAQQLYNTADSIVVGKYVGDNALAAVGSAFPILNLLLVLFVGIATGAGIMVSQYFGAKDREKLSRTIGVSITLTAVASIIIMIIGPLATRPMLELLNTPESIIGWCEEYLIIFFVGVAGFFYYNILSGVLRGLGDSLSALVFLLISTALNVGLDIWFVAGFNMGVAGVALATVLAQGISSVLCAIKLMRMKDIFDFNLKMMKPEKEYSVKLLKLGMPSGLTQAIFSLAMVAVQSLTNSFGEMVIACNVIVMRVDGFAMMPNFTFGSAMTTYAGQNIGAGLMDRVKKGTRDGVKIAVGVSAAITVIILLFGRYLMSIFTDTAELVDLSMHMMRILAVGYIAMAVTQSLAGVMRGLGDTMTPMWISLITTIVLRVPVAYGIAYFTRSEAYPTGRPESTFISLLVAWTFGAIITAIFFKKKYK; this is translated from the coding sequence ATGACAAAATTAATGAAGTTATTTGCTCCAAGGGACATGACAGAGGGAGCGCCCTGGAAACGTATCGTTGAATTTGCAGTACCAATGTTGATTGGTAATGTCGCTCAACAGCTTTATAATACTGCAGATTCCATTGTTGTCGGCAAATATGTGGGCGACAATGCTCTGGCTGCGGTAGGCAGCGCATTTCCCATATTGAATCTTTTGCTTGTGCTCTTTGTAGGTATTGCTACAGGGGCGGGCATCATGGTTTCCCAGTATTTCGGGGCGAAAGACAGGGAAAAGCTCTCCCGCACTATTGGTGTAAGCATTACACTGACAGCAGTTGCATCGATAATAATCATGATAATAGGACCGCTTGCAACCCGCCCGATGCTTGAGCTTCTTAATACGCCGGAATCCATCATCGGTTGGTGTGAGGAGTATCTTATTATCTTTTTTGTCGGCGTTGCAGGCTTCTTTTACTATAATATTCTGTCAGGTGTTCTGCGCGGATTGGGGGATTCCTTGTCGGCACTGGTATTTCTGCTGATTTCGACAGCTCTCAATGTGGGGCTGGATATCTGGTTCGTAGCGGGATTCAATATGGGGGTAGCCGGTGTGGCGCTGGCAACCGTGTTGGCCCAGGGTATATCATCAGTTTTGTGCGCAATTAAGTTGATGAGGATGAAGGATATCTTTGATTTTAATTTAAAAATGATGAAACCAGAGAAGGAATACTCTGTTAAGCTTTTAAAACTAGGGATGCCGTCAGGTTTGACCCAGGCTATATTCTCCCTGGCGATGGTTGCAGTGCAGTCCTTGACCAACAGCTTTGGGGAGATGGTCATCGCATGCAACGTAATTGTCATGCGTGTGGATGGATTTGCTATGATGCCTAATTTCACTTTCGGAAGCGCGATGACGACCTATGCCGGGCAAAACATTGGAGCGGGCTTGATGGACAGGGTGAAAAAGGGTACTCGGGACGGTGTGAAGATAGCTGTAGGAGTATCAGCTGCCATAACGGTTATCATTCTGCTCTTTGGTAGGTATCTCATGAGCATTTTTACCGACACGGCTGAATTGGTGGACTTAAGCATGCACATGATGAGGATACTCGCAGTCGGTTATATTGCAATGGCTGTGACACAGAGCCTAGCTGGCGTAATGCGTGGCTTGGGCGACACTATGACACCCATGTGGATTTCCCTTATTACCACCATCGTGTTGCGCGTACCGGTTGCTTATGGCATTGCTTACTTTACACGAAGTGAAGCTTATCCTACCGGCAGGCCGGAATCCACCTTTATTTCTCTTTTGGTGGCCTGGACCTTCGGAGCGATCATCACCGCAATATTCTTTAAGAAGAAATACAAATAG
- a CDS encoding cysteine hydrolase family protein, producing the protein MKLTNKNDFLNRSVKTLGEIHDMLAKLPTVELRDLQANQAALVIVDMINGFVREGALKSPRIEELIPEIVELSKMCDKLGIAKIAFADCHTEISPEFDSYPPHCMTGTHESEIVDEIKEVGGYTLIPKNSTNGFLEEGFQKWLSENRHINTFIITGDCTDICVQQFSITLKTWFNKQNMKSRIIVPVNAVETYDLGVHDADLVNVMALYNMMINGVEVVKSIV; encoded by the coding sequence ATGAAACTCACAAATAAAAATGATTTTCTGAATAGGAGCGTCAAAACTCTCGGAGAAATTCATGATATGCTGGCAAAGCTCCCTACAGTGGAGTTGAGGGATTTACAGGCCAATCAGGCTGCTCTTGTGATAGTTGACATGATAAACGGCTTTGTCAGAGAAGGCGCATTGAAAAGCCCCAGAATCGAGGAGCTCATCCCTGAAATTGTAGAACTGTCCAAGATGTGCGATAAATTGGGGATTGCCAAAATCGCCTTTGCCGACTGCCATACAGAGATTTCCCCGGAATTTGATTCCTATCCGCCTCACTGCATGACGGGAACCCATGAGAGCGAAATTGTGGATGAGATTAAGGAAGTAGGGGGGTATACGCTGATACCTAAAAATTCTACCAATGGTTTTCTGGAAGAAGGATTTCAAAAATGGCTTTCGGAAAACCGCCATATAAACACTTTCATAATTACCGGTGATTGTACGGACATTTGCGTACAGCAGTTTTCGATAACGCTGAAGACCTGGTTTAACAAGCAGAATATGAAATCCAGGATTATTGTCCCGGTGAATGCCGTTGAAACCTATGATTTAGGAGTACATGATGCCGATCTGGTGAACGTGATGGCGTTATATAATATGATGATTAACGGTGTGGAGGTAGTCAAATCCATCGTATAA
- the amrA gene encoding AmmeMemoRadiSam system protein A produces MSLQGFYLLPHPPIVLPEVGKGEEKKIQKTMDSFHAIGKDISQKAPGTIILITPHGTMFQDVIALSYEDEIAGSMKNFRAPDVSMKLVINKSLTRRIYELASKEDIPSVLVTNSLLKNYKASLYLDHGAMVPLYFINQYYKDYKFIHVTYAPLSDMDLYKFGIIINRAVDESEETAVLIASGDLSHRLREDGPYDYSPFGTKFDTEFLHNLERGDVAGVFGMDKETVINAGECGRRSVAILLGALDGKKFNGSLYSYEGTFGVGYGVMKFNVLSHSTSMLGQLEAIKKAAYEKKQRQTDPYVKLARESLTKYLTEGKKIKELPDYVTDEMKNSRRGVFVSLKKFGELRGCIGTIFPTTGSIAEEIIRNALEAGLNDPRFDEVEKEELPDIDFSVDILTEPEPASKEDLNPKEYGVIVKSNGKTGLLLPDLEGVNTIDEQLSIACRKAGIRPNEEYSIQRFKVIRHKED; encoded by the coding sequence ATGAGTCTGCAAGGCTTTTATTTACTCCCCCATCCCCCTATTGTTTTGCCTGAAGTGGGAAAGGGAGAAGAAAAAAAGATTCAAAAAACGATGGACAGTTTTCATGCCATAGGAAAAGATATTTCTCAGAAAGCTCCGGGCACCATTATCCTGATTACTCCCCATGGCACAATGTTTCAGGATGTAATTGCCTTAAGCTATGAGGATGAAATCGCAGGAAGCATGAAAAACTTCAGAGCCCCCGATGTCTCAATGAAGCTTGTGATAAATAAGTCCCTCACCCGAAGGATTTATGAACTGGCTTCGAAAGAGGACATCCCTTCCGTATTGGTGACCAACTCACTGCTGAAAAATTACAAGGCTTCCCTTTATCTCGACCACGGGGCCATGGTTCCGCTGTATTTCATAAACCAGTACTATAAGGATTACAAATTCATACACGTCACCTATGCCCCGTTAAGCGATATGGACTTATATAAATTCGGAATCATAATCAACAGAGCAGTGGATGAATCAGAGGAAACCGCCGTCCTTATCGCCAGCGGAGATTTATCCCACAGGTTGCGGGAAGACGGACCCTACGATTACAGCCCCTTCGGTACGAAATTCGATACCGAATTCCTTCATAATCTGGAGCGAGGCGATGTGGCCGGCGTATTCGGCATGGATAAAGAGACGGTGATTAATGCCGGCGAATGCGGAAGGCGGTCGGTTGCTATTTTGCTCGGAGCACTGGACGGTAAAAAGTTTAATGGAAGTTTATACAGCTACGAAGGAACCTTCGGAGTCGGTTATGGTGTCATGAAGTTTAATGTCCTTTCCCACAGCACCTCCATGCTGGGACAACTGGAAGCGATTAAGAAGGCTGCCTATGAGAAAAAGCAACGACAGACAGACCCCTACGTGAAGCTTGCCCGGGAGAGCTTAACTAAATATCTAACCGAAGGGAAGAAAATCAAGGAGTTGCCCGACTATGTAACGGATGAAATGAAAAACAGCCGAAGGGGAGTTTTTGTATCTCTTAAAAAGTTCGGAGAATTGAGGGGATGTATTGGAACCATATTTCCTACCACAGGTAGCATCGCGGAGGAAATCATCCGAAACGCTCTGGAAGCAGGGCTCAATGACCCCAGATTTGATGAGGTAGAAAAGGAAGAGCTTCCGGATATAGATTTTTCGGTGGACATTCTGACCGAGCCCGAGCCCGCCTCCAAAGAAGACCTGAATCCCAAGGAATACGGCGTAATCGTAAAATCCAATGGAAAAACCGGGCTTTTACTACCAGACCTGGAGGGTGTAAATACAATCGATGAACAGCTGTCCATTGCTTGCAGGAAGGCAGGCATCAGACCCAATGAAGAGTATTCGATACAGAGATTTAAAGTGATACGGCACAAAGAAGATTAA
- a CDS encoding radical SAM protein produces the protein MKTQAMFYEKIKDKVHCYLCPHNCVMEDGHFGKCNVRVHQKGELFTINYGEITSAALDPIEKKPLYYFRPGTHILSVGSFGCNFTCSFCQNHGISQFNPVYANEYRDNSGKPQKALNSSLHERDFAAISDFVPKEDLVKTALATKNNIGIAFTYNEPSIWFEYVYDCARLLKEKDSKASVVLVTNGYISEEPLKMLLPYTDAMNIDLKSFRNAYYRNLCGGTLKPVLKTIEIAAKSCHVEVTTLLVTGENDNLDEVEEIAEYLSTIKSDIPLHLTRYFPRYRHMSPPTDIDFMKKAGEVAGRYLSRVVLGNL, from the coding sequence ATGAAAACCCAGGCCATGTTTTATGAAAAAATCAAGGACAAGGTTCACTGCTATCTCTGTCCCCACAATTGCGTGATGGAGGACGGTCATTTTGGGAAATGCAACGTGAGGGTGCATCAAAAAGGTGAGCTTTTTACCATAAACTACGGAGAGATAACTTCAGCAGCCCTGGACCCCATAGAAAAAAAGCCTCTTTACTATTTCAGGCCCGGTACTCATATTCTGTCGGTGGGAAGCTTCGGCTGCAACTTCACTTGCAGTTTCTGCCAGAACCATGGCATCTCCCAGTTTAATCCCGTATATGCAAATGAGTACAGGGATAACAGTGGCAAACCCCAAAAGGCTCTGAACAGTTCCTTACATGAAAGGGATTTTGCGGCAATCAGCGACTTTGTGCCCAAGGAGGATCTGGTTAAGACCGCCCTGGCGACAAAAAATAACATAGGGATAGCCTTTACCTATAACGAGCCCAGCATATGGTTCGAATATGTGTATGACTGTGCAAGGCTCCTGAAGGAAAAGGATTCAAAAGCGTCCGTAGTGCTGGTGACCAACGGATATATCAGTGAAGAGCCTCTTAAGATGCTCCTTCCTTATACCGATGCAATGAACATCGATTTAAAAAGCTTTAGAAATGCCTATTACAGGAATCTTTGCGGAGGCACCCTTAAACCTGTTCTCAAAACTATTGAAATCGCAGCAAAATCCTGCCATGTGGAGGTCACCACTTTATTGGTTACCGGTGAAAATGACAACCTGGATGAGGTGGAGGAAATAGCGGAATACCTCAGCACGATAAAAAGCGATATCCCCCTGCACCTTACCAGGTACTTCCCGAGATATCGCCACATGAGTCCTCCCACCGATATTGATTTTATGAAAAAAGCGGGGGAAGTCGCCGGCAGGTATCTCAGCAGAGTGGTTTTAGGCAATTTGTGA
- a CDS encoding SPFH domain-containing protein, producing MPWIFIILAVILILLAITSIRIVPQANAYVIERLGAYLTTWDVGPHIKIPLIDRVAKVVLLKEQIWDFAPQPVITKDNVTIQIDTVIYFQITDPKMYAYGVSNPMSAIENLTATTLRNIIGDLELDETLTSRDTINSRMRAILDEATDPWGIKINRVELKNIIPPKEIQDAMEKQMKAERERREAILKAEGEKKSAILIAEGKKEAAILEAEAEKQATILRAEAKKEAAIREAEGQAAAILRIQEATAQGLRMLNDSNPNKAVIAIKSLEALQKVAEGKSTKIIIPSEIQGLAGLATSLAELTDKKTAE from the coding sequence ATGCCTTGGATTTTTATAATTTTAGCCGTAATTTTAATTCTTCTGGCAATCACAAGCATCAGGATTGTACCTCAGGCCAATGCTTATGTCATTGAGAGGCTGGGGGCTTATCTGACTACCTGGGACGTAGGGCCTCACATTAAGATTCCGTTGATTGACAGGGTTGCAAAGGTTGTGCTGCTGAAAGAGCAGATATGGGATTTTGCGCCTCAGCCGGTTATAACCAAAGATAATGTAACAATACAGATCGATACTGTTATCTATTTCCAGATAACTGACCCTAAAATGTATGCGTATGGGGTGAGCAATCCCATGTCGGCAATAGAAAATCTCACAGCTACCACCTTGAGGAATATTATAGGAGATCTGGAGCTGGATGAAACCTTGACATCGAGGGACACGATCAACTCAAGAATGAGGGCTATATTGGATGAAGCCACGGACCCCTGGGGCATAAAAATCAATCGTGTTGAGCTCAAGAACATCATTCCTCCAAAAGAGATCCAGGATGCTATGGAAAAGCAGATGAAAGCGGAAAGAGAAAGAAGAGAAGCCATTTTAAAGGCGGAGGGTGAAAAGAAATCTGCCATACTGATTGCAGAGGGTAAAAAGGAAGCGGCAATTTTGGAAGCAGAAGCTGAAAAGCAGGCCACCATCCTTAGAGCCGAAGCCAAAAAAGAAGCGGCTATTAGAGAGGCGGAAGGACAGGCGGCAGCTATCCTCAGGATACAGGAGGCTACGGCCCAGGGTCTGAGAATGCTCAACGACTCAAATCCGAACAAAGCCGTCATTGCCATCAAGAGTCTTGAAGCTCTGCAGAAGGTTGCCGAAGGAAAGTCAACCAAGATTATAATTCCCTCAGAGATTCAAGGCCTGGCAGGGTTGGCAACATCTCTGGCGGAGCTTACGGACAAGAAAACTGCGGAGTAA
- a CDS encoding NfeD family protein — protein MCFLNISATYVWLIIAIVLGIIEAVTLGLTTIWFAAGALIAMLISMFELPVPIQIIVFFASSLILLFFTKPILEKYGRIGIVRTNADRLIGEKGLVTERIDVINGTGQVKIFGQIWSARSADNQDIEAGEMVEIKSITGVKLIVERVGNDLDLKEE, from the coding sequence GTGTGCTTCCTGAATATTTCTGCCACTTATGTTTGGCTTATTATCGCAATTGTGCTGGGGATTATCGAAGCTGTGACTTTAGGATTAACTACGATATGGTTTGCCGCAGGAGCTCTGATTGCCATGCTCATTTCAATGTTCGAGCTGCCTGTTCCAATACAAATCATAGTTTTTTTTGCATCGTCTTTAATCCTGCTTTTTTTCACCAAACCGATATTAGAAAAGTATGGAAGAATTGGAATCGTTCGCACCAATGCAGATAGACTTATAGGAGAAAAGGGGCTGGTAACCGAAAGGATTGATGTGATTAACGGAACCGGTCAGGTAAAGATTTTCGGACAGATATGGTCTGCAAGATCTGCAGATAACCAGGATATTGAAGCTGGAGAAATGGTGGAAATAAAGAGCATCACAGGTGTTAAGCTGATAGTTGAGAGAGTTGGGAATGATTTGGATTTAAAGGAGGAGTAA
- a CDS encoding uroporphyrinogen decarboxylase family protein: protein MMLKNYLLIDDKNLARFDELYRDYKRMYEDPDNCSPKFIIRTPVKLSSTVRERVEDPIAMLKAELDILRSHIEIGDDRVPSVRVQFGTAQVAAAFGCRMHVFENSLPAAGNHVVKSIEDIYKLRKPALDSGWYGKLKEFTEIFKENLPPGVHIQHPDIQSPFNNAYMIRGNDIFLDFYDDADAVGYLLDVVTDYMIELVPYLKNMISDDREWFFDWGAMWKGAARISNCSLHMISPEFYTKHILPRDKKLLKAIGGGRIHYCGTSDKVMDQMFKIDDLAGFDYDANHHNLWDICDKIPKNITLLQWGDPPEAQQSTVERLLKGDWPKKRNIIIEAQAGSIEEGRELLKRLRASVPD, encoded by the coding sequence ATGATGCTAAAAAATTATCTTCTCATTGATGACAAAAATCTGGCCAGGTTTGATGAATTGTACAGGGATTATAAAAGAATGTATGAGGATCCTGACAACTGTTCTCCCAAATTTATCATCAGAACACCTGTCAAGTTAAGCTCTACAGTCAGGGAAAGAGTAGAGGACCCCATTGCAATGCTGAAAGCGGAGCTGGACATTTTAAGGTCCCATATTGAAATAGGGGATGACAGAGTACCTTCCGTCAGAGTACAGTTTGGTACCGCTCAGGTAGCAGCAGCCTTCGGCTGCCGGATGCATGTTTTTGAAAATAGCCTGCCTGCTGCAGGCAATCATGTAGTTAAAAGCATTGAAGACATTTATAAGCTTAGAAAGCCAGCACTGGACAGCGGATGGTACGGAAAACTTAAGGAATTTACCGAAATATTTAAGGAGAATCTTCCCCCGGGGGTGCATATACAGCATCCTGACATACAGAGCCCGTTTAATAATGCATATATGATAAGGGGTAATGATATATTTCTGGACTTTTATGACGATGCTGATGCGGTAGGTTATCTGCTGGATGTAGTAACTGACTATATGATTGAACTGGTACCTTATCTGAAAAATATGATCAGTGATGACAGAGAATGGTTTTTTGACTGGGGAGCCATGTGGAAAGGAGCTGCGCGCATCAGCAATTGTTCATTGCACATGATAAGTCCTGAATTTTATACGAAGCACATACTGCCCAGGGATAAGAAGCTTTTGAAGGCTATTGGTGGAGGAAGAATACATTATTGCGGTACCAGTGATAAGGTTATGGATCAAATGTTTAAAATAGATGACTTGGCGGGTTTTGATTATGATGCAAACCATCATAACCTCTGGGACATATGCGACAAGATACCTAAAAACATAACCCTTTTACAATGGGGAGACCCGCCGGAAGCGCAGCAGTCAACGGTTGAAAGGTTGCTTAAAGGAGACTGGCCAAAGAAAAGGAATATTATCATAGAGGCTCAGGCAGGTTCCATTGAAGAAGGCAGGGAATTGCTCAAAAGATTAAGGGCATCTGTGCCGGACTAA